The Spirosoma radiotolerans genome has a window encoding:
- a CDS encoding DUF4097 family beta strand repeat-containing protein: MKTHTLTTALLFLGLFLSRPLLAQNEVKEQLVVPLSDPGKPGTLHVGLINGSIHVIGYTGKDVVIDIVANPKRGRRDDNDDRPERSANGMKRIGTGSPLDVSAEERNNTVNINANTTRQTVDLTIKVPQRFSLKVSTVNNGTIEIENVSGNLEATNVNGYIHLANIAGSAVANTVNGNLIATFKAIDSDTPMAFSTLNGNVDVTFPASVKANSKLKSDRGDIYSDFDIDVDKNQPKVSRTSQSGMYQVKIEDWVYGKINGGGPEVMMKNMNGNIYIRKAK, from the coding sequence ATGAAAACGCATACACTAACCACCGCACTCTTGTTTCTGGGCCTATTTTTATCCCGACCACTACTCGCTCAGAATGAGGTAAAAGAACAATTGGTCGTTCCGCTGAGCGACCCCGGCAAACCCGGCACCCTGCATGTAGGCCTGATCAATGGCTCCATTCATGTGATCGGTTATACAGGCAAAGACGTTGTCATCGACATCGTTGCCAATCCAAAACGTGGACGGCGGGACGACAATGACGACCGGCCTGAGCGGTCAGCAAACGGGATGAAACGCATTGGTACAGGCTCGCCCCTGGATGTCAGTGCTGAAGAACGGAACAATACTGTTAATATTAACGCCAACACCACCCGGCAGACTGTGGATTTGACGATTAAAGTACCGCAGCGGTTTTCGCTTAAAGTCAGCACGGTCAACAACGGCACGATTGAGATTGAAAATGTGAGCGGCAATCTGGAAGCAACCAATGTCAACGGTTATATCCACTTGGCCAATATTGCGGGTTCGGCCGTCGCCAACACGGTAAATGGTAACCTGATTGCTACGTTTAAAGCCATCGATTCTGATACACCGATGGCGTTTTCTACGCTGAACGGGAATGTCGACGTAACCTTCCCGGCCAGTGTAAAAGCGAACAGCAAGCTCAAATCCGACCGGGGTGATATCTACAGCGACTTCGATATCGACGTCGATAAAAACCAGCCGAAAGTCAGTCGGACCAGCCAATCCGGGATGTATCAGGTAAAGATCGAAGATTGGGTATATGGCAAGATCAACGGGGGTGGGCCGGAAGTCATGATGAAAAACATGAACGGTAATATCTACATCCGCAAAGCGAAGTAA
- a CDS encoding SusC/RagA family TonB-linked outer membrane protein translates to MSRFYTSPPPLKFLITSCLLIALAIQTPQVYGHIRVAERHKTADIIVKGRIKDALTNESLTGCTVVIRGSQRGTTTDANGDYSISVPDGNAVLVFGFIGYEKQEVVVGNRTVLNIELKAEASELSQVVVIGYGSAAKKDMTGAVKSLKSTEFNKGIINSPEQLLQGKVAGVNVTSASGEPGSAQSITIRGPGGVRTGSTPLFVLDGLALDNSSTGGGGAINPLNFLNPQDIESIDVLKDASATAIYGSRGANGVVLITTKKGKSGVSTLNYSTSYGISTLARALPVFSPDEYRQQVPLVGGVLDDLKGNTDWQKEITRTAFTKNHNISLGGGSEKTTFYGSFGLQNQDGILKGSQMDRYTGRINVSQKLLEDRLTIDANLSASYTNNERPPIESMLGSAISNNPTYPAYDALGKPAQYQLISNPLTSLQLNQDITKITRIVGNISPSFRIIKGLVYKLNFGIDNSSSTRDLQTLPNAVPFQDGRLETNNTYNNNRLIENYLTYTLTQGDHNLTALAGHSYQKFSIQGRAYSINKFPISDILPIYNPGLGQDLTLTNNKPTGYATLNELQSFFSRVNYQYKDKYLLTATVRADGSSKFGANNKYGIFPSFSAGWRLSEEAFMKSSPFSDLKIRAGWGRTGNQEIPSKITQALFTSQVSASTSYPLTATGPYPAGTSYSRLANPDIQWEVSNQTDVGLDFALFNGAISGGIDYFRKVSSNILLEVIPADPVQPAGTFWTNVPDMTITNKGLELELMYHYMAKSGFRFDLGGNVTFIDNIVNNSPYSVIPSGSASGSGLTSATINGYLNGQPIGTFFLKEFTGFDDKGLSTYRDTDGDGLITDKDRVAAGSALPTKQFNINVNTSFKGFDFSANFNGVSGNKLYDNTANSNFYKLRLSKGLNTTPEAIAYPNESVNNAAPVSTRYLKNGSFFRLNNVSLGYNVNTKALGIKRWVSGLRVSVTGQNVFVITKYNGYDPEVNSDRKINEISSYGIDYLSYPKARSVVFGLNLTL, encoded by the coding sequence ATGAGTCGATTTTACACATCTCCTCCACCGCTGAAGTTTTTGATTACGAGTTGTCTGCTTATCGCATTGGCGATTCAGACACCGCAGGTTTACGGCCATATACGAGTAGCCGAACGCCACAAAACAGCGGATATTATCGTGAAAGGACGCATCAAAGACGCCCTTACCAACGAGTCGCTAACGGGTTGTACCGTTGTGATTAGAGGAAGCCAGCGCGGCACAACAACAGACGCTAATGGTGACTATTCCATATCTGTCCCCGATGGAAATGCCGTGCTGGTTTTCGGCTTCATTGGCTACGAAAAGCAGGAAGTTGTTGTAGGTAACCGGACAGTTCTTAACATTGAGCTGAAAGCCGAAGCGTCCGAACTGTCGCAGGTGGTCGTTATTGGCTATGGCAGCGCGGCCAAGAAGGACATGACGGGCGCGGTGAAATCGCTGAAAAGCACTGAATTCAACAAAGGGATCATCAACTCGCCCGAACAACTGCTACAGGGTAAAGTAGCCGGGGTCAACGTTACCTCCGCCAGTGGCGAGCCGGGCAGTGCTCAATCGATTACGATTCGCGGACCGGGGGGCGTCCGGACCGGTAGCACACCTCTTTTTGTGCTCGACGGCCTCGCGCTTGATAATTCGAGTACGGGCGGTGGCGGAGCCATCAATCCGCTCAATTTTTTGAATCCGCAGGACATCGAGTCGATCGACGTATTGAAAGATGCTTCCGCAACGGCTATTTATGGCTCTCGTGGCGCGAACGGTGTTGTGCTCATTACAACCAAGAAGGGCAAATCGGGTGTATCGACGCTCAACTATTCGACCAGTTACGGGATTTCTACCCTGGCGCGGGCTTTGCCTGTGTTTTCGCCCGATGAGTATCGGCAACAGGTGCCACTCGTTGGAGGTGTTCTGGATGATTTGAAAGGCAATACTGATTGGCAAAAGGAAATTACCCGAACAGCGTTTACCAAAAACCATAATATATCACTGGGCGGTGGCTCAGAAAAAACGACCTTCTACGGCTCGTTTGGTCTACAAAATCAGGATGGTATTTTGAAGGGTAGTCAGATGGATCGCTATACGGGGCGAATTAATGTGTCGCAGAAACTGCTAGAGGATCGGCTGACTATTGATGCCAACCTCAGTGCATCATACACGAACAATGAGCGGCCACCGATCGAGAGTATGCTGGGTAGCGCCATTTCGAACAACCCGACTTATCCGGCTTATGATGCCCTCGGCAAACCGGCTCAGTACCAGTTAATTTCGAACCCGCTAACCAGCCTCCAGTTAAACCAGGACATTACCAAGATCACCCGAATTGTTGGAAACATATCGCCTTCCTTCCGAATTATAAAAGGGCTGGTCTACAAACTAAACTTTGGTATCGACAATTCCAGCTCTACGCGTGATCTGCAAACGCTGCCCAATGCAGTACCTTTTCAGGATGGCCGGTTAGAAACGAACAATACGTATAACAACAACCGGCTCATTGAAAACTACCTGACGTACACCCTCACACAAGGCGATCACAACCTGACCGCGCTGGCCGGACACTCATACCAGAAGTTTTCGATTCAGGGGCGCGCGTACAGCATCAACAAATTCCCTATTTCGGATATTCTACCGATCTACAATCCGGGCCTGGGGCAGGACCTGACGCTGACGAACAACAAACCGACGGGTTATGCGACCCTCAATGAGTTGCAATCGTTTTTCTCCCGCGTCAATTATCAGTACAAGGACAAATACCTGCTGACGGCCACCGTCCGGGCGGATGGTTCTTCGAAGTTTGGCGCGAATAATAAATACGGGATTTTCCCCTCGTTCTCGGCAGGCTGGCGTCTGTCCGAAGAAGCGTTTATGAAGTCGTCGCCATTTAGCGATTTGAAAATTCGTGCGGGCTGGGGCCGGACGGGCAACCAGGAAATTCCGTCCAAAATCACCCAGGCGTTGTTCACCTCGCAGGTATCCGCATCAACCAGTTATCCGCTGACGGCTACGGGTCCTTACCCGGCTGGTACATCATATTCCCGGCTGGCCAATCCTGATATTCAGTGGGAAGTATCGAACCAGACCGATGTGGGTCTGGACTTCGCGCTGTTCAACGGCGCTATTTCCGGGGGTATCGACTATTTCAGAAAAGTATCCAGCAATATCCTGCTCGAAGTTATTCCAGCCGACCCCGTTCAGCCAGCGGGTACATTCTGGACCAATGTGCCGGATATGACCATCACCAACAAAGGGCTTGAACTGGAACTGATGTACCACTACATGGCGAAAAGCGGCTTCCGCTTCGACCTAGGCGGCAACGTTACGTTTATCGATAACATCGTCAATAACTCACCGTATTCGGTTATCCCGTCGGGTTCAGCGTCGGGCTCGGGCCTAACCTCGGCAACGATCAATGGCTATTTGAACGGGCAACCCATTGGCACGTTCTTCCTGAAAGAGTTCACGGGCTTCGACGATAAAGGCTTAAGTACCTACCGCGATACCGACGGTGATGGACTGATCACCGATAAAGACCGGGTTGCGGCTGGCAGTGCGCTGCCAACGAAGCAATTCAACATCAACGTGAATACGTCGTTCAAAGGCTTTGACTTTTCCGCTAATTTCAACGGCGTATCGGGCAACAAACTGTACGACAACACAGCCAACTCCAACTTCTACAAACTGCGGCTCTCGAAAGGGCTTAATACTACGCCGGAGGCCATCGCTTACCCCAACGAATCCGTCAACAACGCAGCGCCGGTTTCCACGCGCTATCTGAAAAACGGCTCGTTCTTCCGGCTGAATAACGTGTCGCTGGGCTATAATGTCAATACCAAAGCATTAGGCATCAAACGCTGGGTATCGGGCTTACGGGTGTCCGTAACGGGTCAGAATGTGTTCGTGATCACGAAATACAACGGCTATGATCCAGAGGTAAACTCAGACCGAAAAATCAATGAAATTTCATCGTACGGGATTGATTACCTGAGCTATCCGAAAGCAAGATCGGTTGTATTTGGGTTGAACCTGACGCTCTAA
- a CDS encoding ABC transporter permease, protein MFSNYVKIAFRNLIRNKGFAVINITGLAVGMAATLLIFQYVAVERSYDQFHEKADRIFRVKAERYEKGMLSTEWAGGPFAVGNKLADAFPEIERYVKVSMRDNLFLEANDRKMTVEKGAFVTASFFDVFSYSLLTGNPKTALTEPNTGVISTSLAKRLFGTKNPMGQVIKIEREFPIKVTGVYQDFPQNTHLKADYLMSFSTFQRLVNPKNDPDRELDNAWSWDGCLTYLVLKQGVDPQKLDAKFPVYLAKHDLIDNKKGSGLVLHLQALPDIHLYSHLMFEANANGDGNSVYILLCVAFFIIAIAWINYINLATARSVGRAKEVGVRKAVGSFRSQLISQFMVESALLNFIAVVVAFLLIMAAIPLFNTFTDQHLTYAFVASAPFFLSLGTMYCVGTFLSGAYPAFVLSKFNPVSVLKSGIKVFRKDVFLRKSLVVIQFSASIFLLIGTITVFRQLQYMRSQSLGVDIGQTLVLSRPSNDSTRIGRTKAFKELLLQQAIVKSVTVSGNIPGEKVEFNAGGIRLAGAPEAEGKQYRVIGVDYDFVHAFGMKLIAGQNFDNKLGAKDAVMFNKTAIKQLGFDSPEKAIGKTIDFWGDKLRIVGVVDDFHQQSLREAYEPLILRLDPEVNGRLSIKLADSNPARTIALVKQAWVQYFPDDIFDYSFLDERYDKQYRADERFGQVFSFFTLLAMLVACLGLLGLATFTAQQRTKEIGVRKVLGASVSSLIALLSRDFLKLVLIAIALASPIAWYAMHRWLQDFAYKIDIEWWVFALAGILAVVIALLTVSFQSIKAALMNPVKSLRSE, encoded by the coding sequence ATGTTCAGCAACTACGTCAAGATCGCTTTTCGCAATCTAATCCGCAACAAAGGATTCGCGGTTATCAACATCACTGGATTAGCGGTGGGGATGGCGGCTACGCTGCTCATTTTTCAATATGTAGCGGTTGAACGGAGCTATGATCAGTTTCATGAAAAAGCCGATCGTATTTTTCGGGTCAAAGCCGAACGGTACGAAAAGGGTATGCTCTCGACCGAATGGGCAGGCGGCCCATTTGCTGTGGGGAATAAACTGGCCGATGCGTTTCCAGAAATAGAGCGCTACGTGAAAGTGTCTATGCGAGATAACCTATTTCTAGAAGCAAATGACCGAAAAATGACCGTTGAAAAGGGAGCGTTTGTGACGGCATCATTCTTTGATGTGTTCTCCTACTCATTACTGACTGGCAATCCGAAAACGGCGTTGACGGAGCCGAATACAGGCGTTATTTCAACCTCATTGGCCAAGCGGCTCTTCGGCACCAAAAACCCGATGGGCCAGGTCATCAAAATAGAGCGTGAGTTCCCGATCAAGGTGACGGGTGTGTACCAGGATTTTCCGCAGAATACACACCTGAAAGCTGATTACCTGATGTCGTTCAGCACGTTTCAACGACTGGTCAACCCCAAAAACGACCCCGACAGAGAATTGGATAATGCCTGGAGTTGGGACGGCTGCCTGACCTACCTGGTATTAAAACAGGGCGTTGACCCGCAAAAACTGGACGCAAAATTTCCGGTCTACCTGGCTAAACATGATCTGATCGATAACAAAAAAGGCTCTGGCCTTGTGCTTCATCTGCAAGCCCTGCCCGACATTCATCTATACTCACATCTGATGTTCGAGGCCAACGCCAATGGTGATGGCAATTCGGTGTATATCCTGCTCTGCGTGGCGTTTTTTATCATTGCCATCGCCTGGATCAATTATATCAATCTGGCTACGGCCCGCTCCGTTGGTCGGGCCAAGGAAGTGGGCGTGCGGAAGGCCGTTGGTTCATTCCGCAGCCAGCTCATCAGCCAGTTCATGGTTGAGTCGGCGTTGCTGAATTTTATCGCGGTGGTTGTAGCCTTTCTGCTCATTATGGCCGCAATTCCCCTGTTCAATACGTTTACCGATCAGCACCTGACCTACGCATTCGTGGCATCGGCACCGTTCTTTCTTTCGTTGGGCACCATGTATTGTGTCGGTACTTTTTTATCGGGGGCGTATCCGGCTTTTGTTCTGTCGAAATTTAATCCCGTGTCGGTACTCAAAAGCGGTATTAAGGTATTTCGGAAGGATGTTTTTCTACGAAAATCGCTGGTTGTCATCCAGTTTTCAGCATCGATCTTTCTGCTGATTGGCACCATCACCGTGTTCCGGCAATTGCAATACATGCGGAGCCAGAGCCTGGGCGTTGACATTGGCCAGACGCTAGTCCTAAGTCGGCCGTCAAACGATTCCACGCGGATAGGTCGCACAAAGGCTTTCAAGGAATTATTACTTCAGCAAGCTATTGTTAAAAGTGTCACCGTATCGGGTAATATTCCTGGCGAAAAAGTAGAGTTTAACGCGGGTGGTATCCGGTTGGCAGGCGCACCTGAAGCGGAAGGCAAGCAGTACCGGGTAATTGGCGTCGATTATGATTTTGTGCATGCATTCGGCATGAAGCTGATTGCCGGACAGAATTTTGATAATAAGCTAGGGGCCAAGGATGCCGTGATGTTCAACAAAACTGCCATTAAACAATTGGGCTTCGACAGTCCCGAAAAAGCGATTGGTAAAACGATCGATTTCTGGGGCGACAAACTCAGGATTGTCGGCGTGGTCGACGACTTCCACCAGCAATCGCTTCGCGAAGCGTACGAACCACTTATTTTGCGCCTTGACCCTGAAGTGAATGGCCGGTTATCGATCAAGCTGGCCGACAGTAACCCGGCTCGTACCATTGCGCTCGTGAAGCAGGCCTGGGTGCAGTACTTCCCCGACGATATCTTCGATTACTCCTTTTTAGACGAACGGTATGACAAGCAATACAGGGCCGACGAGCGGTTTGGTCAGGTGTTTAGCTTCTTTACCCTCCTGGCCATGCTGGTAGCCTGCTTAGGGCTGCTAGGTCTGGCTACATTCACCGCGCAACAGCGGACAAAAGAAATTGGGGTGAGGAAGGTATTGGGTGCCAGCGTATCGAGCCTCATTGCGCTGTTGTCGAGAGATTTCCTGAAACTGGTCTTGATTGCTATTGCGCTGGCTAGCCCCATTGCCTGGTACGCCATGCACCGCTGGCTACAGGATTTCGCCTACAAGATTGACATCGAATGGTGGGTGTTTGCGCTGGCGGGCATATTGGCTGTGGTCATTGCCTTATTAACCGTAAGTTTCCAGAGTATAAAAGCGGCTCTGATGAATCCGGTTAAATCGCTTCGGTCCGAATAA
- a CDS encoding RNA polymerase sigma factor — MLQVKAGNMDVMGLLFERYHRPLFGFLFHMTSQREASEDMLQNVFYRMLKYRHTFTGDGEFRTWMYHLARNVLVDQSKQNKRSAQQYDLADVAERVGGGPAADERILKQQEMDTLHHAMAKLSTEHREVLVLSRFQELKYDEIARVLNTTEGAVKVRVHRAMNELKRIYLTIDHERTAPKL, encoded by the coding sequence ATGCTGCAGGTAAAGGCAGGCAATATGGATGTGATGGGATTGCTTTTTGAGCGATACCATCGGCCTCTGTTCGGCTTCCTTTTCCACATGACAAGTCAGCGCGAAGCGAGCGAAGACATGCTGCAGAACGTGTTCTACCGGATGCTGAAATACCGCCACACCTTCACAGGCGACGGCGAATTTCGAACCTGGATGTACCACCTGGCCCGGAATGTGCTGGTCGACCAAAGCAAGCAAAACAAACGGTCGGCCCAGCAGTATGACCTGGCGGATGTGGCGGAACGGGTGGGCGGTGGGCCAGCCGCTGATGAGCGAATCCTGAAACAGCAGGAGATGGATACGCTTCACCACGCGATGGCCAAACTCAGTACCGAACACCGGGAAGTGCTGGTACTGAGCCGCTTTCAGGAGTTGAAATACGACGAGATTGCGCGGGTGCTGAACACAACCGAAGGAGCCGTAAAAGTTCGGGTACACCGCGCGATGAACGAGTTGAAGAGAATTTATCTGACTATTGACCATGAACGAACAGCCCCTAAATTGTGA
- a CDS encoding RagB/SusD family nutrient uptake outer membrane protein yields the protein MKLKLPILLTLVGILFINGCTNLNEVVLDETSATGLSDKQAADGIIAPVYARLPDIFLHTNYFTMQEISTDEAILPYRGGADWGDNGIYIAMHQHTHTSTDPNIRSTWGFILQGLSRSITAINTLPTLKDPSAKTYLAEARGMRAYYNMLLFDMFGVVFLKDDLGATSIILRNAEALDYLMKEFLAVEPNLETTVGPGRLTKGAVWGLLARLYLNSAVYRDRFAASFTFAPADMDKVVEYCDKIIASGQYSLSNDFFSIFGSANHDNRELIFAVDQRADLNGHNRMAYFSISGDQFPIPAYPAANGTDGPAITPDYYQTWVTAYAPKDPAVDPRFYKQNLSIYSNPADSCVAEADFNINRGILRGQQYGLIRKNGVFLKCPDGKFKVGKLFNDTRNKPTLPVNFTEKIDYTVAGSEYNTGYRVEKYEFSKKSVSGRNFGEADIIILRLADIYLMRAEAKLRKNGDAASALADVNTVRAARNTTTPPPALTSMNLDLLFRERGFELYWEMVRRTDMIRFGKYEGTWTEKTNTDKLKRIFPIPQTAIDGASNLPGYLKQNDSY from the coding sequence ATGAAACTGAAACTACCTATTTTGCTGACACTGGTTGGCATTCTGTTCATAAATGGTTGTACCAACCTAAACGAAGTTGTTCTGGACGAAACATCGGCGACGGGCCTTTCCGACAAACAGGCCGCCGATGGCATTATCGCCCCTGTGTATGCCCGGCTGCCGGATATCTTCCTGCATACGAACTACTTCACGATGCAGGAAATTTCGACCGACGAGGCCATTCTTCCCTATCGGGGTGGTGCCGACTGGGGCGACAATGGCATTTACATTGCCATGCACCAGCACACGCACACCAGTACCGACCCAAACATTCGAAGTACGTGGGGCTTTATTTTACAGGGGCTCTCCCGATCCATCACAGCCATTAATACACTGCCCACTCTGAAGGACCCATCCGCTAAAACCTATCTGGCCGAAGCGCGGGGTATGCGGGCCTATTACAACATGCTGCTCTTCGACATGTTTGGGGTCGTATTCTTAAAAGACGATCTGGGTGCTACATCGATTATTCTGCGAAACGCAGAAGCACTGGATTATTTGATGAAGGAGTTTCTGGCCGTTGAGCCGAATCTGGAAACGACCGTTGGACCAGGTCGCCTGACCAAAGGAGCCGTTTGGGGGCTGCTGGCCCGGCTTTACCTCAATTCGGCGGTATACCGCGACCGTTTTGCCGCTTCGTTTACCTTTGCTCCGGCAGACATGGATAAGGTGGTTGAGTACTGCGACAAGATTATTGCATCCGGGCAGTATTCATTGTCGAATGATTTCTTTTCGATCTTCGGCTCAGCTAACCACGACAACAGGGAGTTGATTTTCGCCGTCGATCAGCGGGCCGATCTTAACGGGCACAACCGTATGGCCTATTTTTCGATATCGGGCGACCAGTTTCCCATACCGGCTTATCCGGCAGCCAATGGTACCGATGGCCCCGCCATTACGCCTGATTATTACCAAACCTGGGTAACGGCTTATGCGCCCAAAGACCCAGCGGTCGATCCACGGTTTTACAAGCAGAATTTAAGCATCTATTCCAACCCGGCAGATTCGTGCGTAGCGGAAGCTGACTTCAACATCAACCGGGGTATTCTGCGCGGACAGCAGTACGGCCTAATTCGTAAAAACGGTGTTTTCCTGAAGTGCCCGGATGGAAAATTCAAGGTGGGTAAACTCTTTAACGATACCCGTAATAAACCCACGCTGCCCGTAAACTTCACCGAGAAAATTGACTATACCGTGGCGGGAAGTGAGTATAACACCGGCTATCGCGTCGAAAAATACGAATTCAGCAAGAAATCGGTGAGCGGCCGTAACTTCGGAGAAGCCGACATTATTATTCTGCGCCTGGCCGATATTTACCTGATGCGGGCTGAAGCCAAGCTGCGTAAAAATGGGGATGCCGCCAGTGCGCTGGCCGATGTAAATACCGTTCGGGCCGCCCGGAACACAACAACACCCCCGCCTGCGCTTACGTCTATGAATCTTGATCTGCTCTTCCGCGAACGGGGTTTCGAACTGTACTGGGAAATGGTCCGGCGCACCGATATGATCCGTTTCGGCAAATACGAAGGAACTTGGACCGAAAAGACCAACACCGATAAGCTGAAACGAATTTTCCCGATTCCGCAAACAGCCATTGATGGGGCGTCTAACCTACCGGGTTACCTGAAGCAAAACGATAGTTATTAA
- a CDS encoding DUF4097 family beta strand repeat-containing protein, whose translation MKRLIIPVLAGLVLSCAQSPATAQEFKEHISKEFTVSKAANSALAIYNVNGFIKVEGYSGDKVVIEVDKSITAKNNQDLETGKKEFQLQFEQKGDSLVAYIAEPFDSRPRRRWNGGNSWNNDREVDYDFTLNFTVKVPNRMHLIVSTVNRGNVTVKDVDGTLRVRNVNGAITLTNVKGTTDAHTINGNLDVDYVANPPENSSYYTLNGDIRVSYPANFSADLQFKTFQGKFYTDFPNAEILPVQAIKTTQQTGNGTVYKLNKNTAIRIGNGGKTFKFETFNGSIYIKKQS comes from the coding sequence ATGAAACGATTAATAATCCCCGTACTGGCGGGGCTGGTACTTTCTTGTGCTCAATCGCCGGCAACTGCTCAGGAATTTAAGGAGCACATCAGCAAAGAGTTCACTGTGTCGAAAGCCGCGAACAGCGCGCTGGCGATCTACAACGTCAACGGCTTTATCAAAGTCGAAGGTTACTCAGGCGATAAAGTCGTGATCGAGGTCGATAAGTCTATTACGGCAAAAAACAACCAGGATCTGGAAACGGGTAAGAAAGAATTCCAGCTTCAGTTCGAGCAGAAAGGCGATAGCCTTGTCGCTTACATTGCCGAACCGTTCGATTCGCGGCCACGACGCCGATGGAATGGGGGAAACAGCTGGAACAACGACCGCGAGGTAGATTATGACTTTACGCTCAACTTCACCGTCAAAGTGCCTAATCGCATGCATCTGATTGTCTCGACTGTCAACCGGGGCAACGTGACCGTTAAGGATGTGGATGGAACCCTGCGAGTCCGAAATGTCAATGGGGCCATTACGCTGACGAACGTGAAAGGCACGACAGATGCCCACACCATCAACGGAAACCTCGATGTTGACTACGTGGCAAACCCTCCCGAAAACTCATCTTATTACACCCTAAACGGCGACATTCGGGTGAGCTACCCGGCCAATTTTTCTGCCGATTTACAGTTCAAGACGTTCCAGGGTAAGTTTTACACCGACTTTCCCAACGCCGAAATACTTCCCGTTCAGGCCATAAAAACGACCCAGCAAACCGGCAACGGCACAGTTTATAAACTCAATAAAAACACCGCCATTCGCATTGGCAACGGTGGCAAAACATTCAAGTTCGAGACATTTAACGGAAGCATTTACATTAAAAAACAATCCTGA
- a CDS encoding HEAT repeat domain-containing protein, with the protein MNEQPLNCEQTNEQLADWLSDRLSDADRARLDMHLKQCPACMAEANSVRQLWQLMGNLPTPEPSATARVRFQAMLDTYKDTVTIQEESVVDTLLAKLRQVWTPKFAYRLAYSLVLISVGIAGGYWLNRTAVPTTAYQQQIDTLSTQVQEMRQMMLLSGLENPAASERLRAVSYTEEISEVNAQVVDALLTTLNNDQNVNVRLVTLEALAKLADNPKVREGLVQSIARQDSPLVQSALADVMVKLQEKRSIKHLRQLLRDDNLNGLVKGKIEQSIRELS; encoded by the coding sequence ATGAACGAACAGCCCCTAAATTGTGAACAGACAAACGAGCAGCTAGCCGATTGGTTAAGCGATCGGTTGTCTGACGCCGACCGGGCCCGTCTCGACATGCACCTGAAGCAGTGTCCTGCCTGTATGGCCGAAGCCAACTCGGTTCGCCAGCTTTGGCAACTTATGGGCAACTTACCCACACCAGAGCCCAGTGCCACGGCACGGGTTCGGTTCCAGGCCATGCTCGATACGTATAAGGATACCGTTACCATTCAGGAGGAAAGCGTGGTGGATACGTTACTAGCCAAACTGCGGCAAGTATGGACGCCCAAGTTCGCTTATCGATTGGCCTATAGTCTTGTTCTGATAAGCGTTGGCATAGCCGGTGGCTATTGGCTAAATCGCACGGCCGTACCAACTACAGCCTATCAGCAACAGATTGATACCTTATCGACACAGGTACAGGAAATGCGCCAAATGATGCTCCTGTCGGGGCTGGAAAACCCGGCGGCTTCTGAACGGCTTCGGGCGGTAAGTTATACGGAAGAAATCAGTGAAGTGAACGCGCAGGTCGTCGACGCCCTGCTGACAACGCTCAACAACGACCAGAATGTGAATGTGCGGCTGGTTACGCTGGAAGCCCTGGCCAAATTAGCCGATAACCCGAAAGTACGCGAAGGACTGGTACAGTCGATTGCCCGGCAGGATTCTCCATTGGTTCAGTCGGCGCTGGCCGATGTGATGGTGAAGTTGCAGGAAAAACGCTCGATCAAACACCTGCGGCAATTGCTACGGGACGATAACCTGAACGGGCTGGTAAAAGGTAAAATTGAGCAAAGTATTAGAGAATTATCTTGA